From Rhodovastum atsumiense, a single genomic window includes:
- the ileS gene encoding isoleucine--tRNA ligase, with product MTKTGMTEKQDYRDTVFLPATSFPMRGDLPKKEPAMLARWERMGLWERLRAASRERRKFILHDGPPYANGNIHIGTALNKILKDVVNRAAQMGGADAEYIPGWDCHGLPIEWKIEENYRAKGQDKDAVPILQLRAECRAYAAHWMGVQEQEFRRLGVLGDWAHRYATMDFPSEAAIAAEIGRFLMNGELFRGLRPVMWSPVEKTALAEAEIEYHDHTSTTIWVRFPVVTPTVPELAGAAVVIWTTTPWTMPGNRAIACGPDFDYAVLRVDGVKEGSLARPGEVLVLAQPLVEQTCEATGITAHTVLHVLKGAAIAGTVCAHPLRGRGYDHDVTVFPADFVTTDAGTGFVHIAPGHGEEDFELGRTHGIEVPETVGDDGTFNAWVPLFAGLHVYKAADPVCAAMTEAGGLLARGSIVHPYPHSWRSKKPLIFRATPQWFIRMDGAGEIRTKALAAIAGTHFVPEKGRTRLSSMVAARPDWCISRQRAWGVPIAVFVEKKTGQVLRDQAVVDRIVAAFREEGADSWYASPPERFLGPGRDPAEYEQVRDIVDVWFESGSTHAFTLEARKLPWPADLYLEGSDQHRGWFHSSLLESVGTRGRAPFKAVLTHGFVLDEQGRKMSKSLGNVVAPQQVWDKYGSDILRLWVMMSDTAEDLRIGPEILKQQAELYRRLRNTLRWILGSLDGFTPAEHLPEAEMPELERWVLHRLTELDARLREAVRTHDWTGVYPAIHSFCATDLSAFYFDIRKDALYCDRPDTVRRRAARTVLDHLHRCLSTWLAPVLAFTAEEAWVARFGEDTSVHLQDFFEVPARWRDEALAARWAGIRDIRRVVTGALERARAEGTIGASLQAAPALHLNAEQAALLTAAEWAELAIVSDLTLTTAPAPESAFRLPELPDVAVAFAPAEGEKCARCWRVLPEVGQQPKHPALCRRCADAVESGLVCRAAAE from the coding sequence ATGACCAAGACTGGCATGACCGAAAAACAGGACTACCGCGACACCGTCTTCCTTCCCGCGACCTCGTTCCCGATGCGCGGCGACCTGCCCAAGAAGGAACCGGCGATGCTCGCGCGCTGGGAGCGGATGGGATTGTGGGAGCGGCTGCGCGCGGCCAGCCGCGAGCGCAGGAAATTCATCCTGCATGACGGGCCGCCCTACGCCAACGGCAACATCCATATCGGCACCGCGCTGAACAAGATCCTCAAGGACGTGGTCAACCGCGCCGCCCAGATGGGCGGGGCCGATGCCGAGTACATCCCCGGCTGGGACTGCCACGGCCTGCCGATCGAGTGGAAGATCGAGGAAAACTACCGCGCCAAGGGCCAGGACAAGGACGCGGTGCCGATCCTGCAGCTGCGCGCCGAATGCCGCGCCTATGCCGCCCACTGGATGGGGGTGCAGGAGCAGGAATTCCGCCGCCTGGGCGTGCTCGGCGACTGGGCGCACCGCTACGCCACCATGGACTTCCCCTCCGAGGCCGCGATCGCCGCCGAGATCGGCCGCTTCCTGATGAACGGGGAGCTGTTCCGCGGCCTGCGGCCGGTGATGTGGTCGCCGGTGGAAAAGACCGCGCTGGCCGAGGCCGAGATCGAGTACCACGACCATACCAGCACGACCATCTGGGTCCGCTTCCCGGTGGTGACGCCGACCGTGCCGGAGCTGGCGGGGGCGGCGGTGGTGATCTGGACCACCACCCCCTGGACCATGCCGGGCAACCGCGCCATCGCCTGTGGCCCCGACTTCGACTACGCGGTGCTGCGCGTCGATGGCGTCAAGGAGGGCTCGCTCGCCCGCCCGGGCGAGGTGCTGGTGCTGGCACAGCCGCTGGTGGAACAGACCTGCGAGGCGACCGGGATCACGGCGCATACCGTGCTGCACGTGCTGAAAGGCGCGGCGATCGCCGGCACGGTCTGCGCCCACCCGCTGCGCGGGCGCGGCTACGACCATGACGTAACGGTCTTCCCGGCCGATTTCGTGACTACCGACGCCGGCACCGGCTTCGTCCACATCGCCCCGGGCCATGGCGAGGAGGATTTCGAGCTCGGCCGCACCCATGGCATCGAGGTGCCGGAAACGGTGGGCGACGACGGCACCTTCAATGCCTGGGTGCCGCTGTTCGCCGGGCTGCACGTCTACAAGGCCGCCGATCCGGTCTGCGCCGCCATGACCGAGGCCGGCGGGCTGCTCGCGCGCGGCAGCATCGTCCACCCCTACCCGCATTCCTGGCGTTCCAAGAAGCCGCTGATCTTCCGCGCCACCCCGCAATGGTTCATCCGCATGGACGGCGCGGGCGAGATCCGCACCAAGGCGCTGGCGGCGATCGCCGGGACCCATTTCGTGCCGGAAAAGGGCCGTACCCGCCTGTCGTCCATGGTCGCCGCGCGCCCCGACTGGTGCATCAGCCGCCAGCGTGCCTGGGGCGTGCCGATCGCCGTCTTCGTCGAGAAGAAGACCGGGCAGGTGCTGCGCGACCAGGCGGTGGTGGACCGCATCGTCGCCGCCTTCCGCGAGGAAGGGGCGGATAGCTGGTACGCCTCGCCACCGGAACGCTTCCTCGGCCCCGGCCGCGACCCTGCCGAGTACGAACAGGTGCGCGACATCGTCGACGTGTGGTTCGAATCCGGCTCGACCCATGCCTTCACCCTGGAGGCGCGCAAGCTGCCCTGGCCGGCCGACCTCTATCTGGAAGGCTCCGACCAGCATCGCGGCTGGTTCCATTCCTCGCTGCTGGAATCGGTTGGCACGCGCGGGCGGGCGCCGTTCAAGGCGGTGCTGACGCATGGCTTCGTGCTCGACGAGCAGGGCCGCAAGATGTCGAAGTCGCTCGGCAACGTCGTGGCGCCGCAACAGGTCTGGGACAAGTACGGCAGCGACATCCTGCGGCTGTGGGTGATGATGTCCGACACCGCCGAGGATCTGCGCATCGGGCCGGAGATCCTGAAGCAGCAGGCCGAGCTGTACCGCCGCCTGCGCAACACGCTGCGCTGGATCCTGGGCAGCCTGGACGGGTTCACCCCCGCCGAGCACCTGCCGGAAGCCGAGATGCCGGAGCTGGAGCGCTGGGTGCTGCACCGGCTGACCGAACTTGACGCGCGGCTGCGGGAAGCGGTGCGCACGCATGACTGGACCGGGGTCTACCCGGCGATCCACAGCTTCTGCGCCACCGACCTCTCGGCCTTCTATTTCGACATCCGCAAGGACGCGCTGTACTGCGACCGGCCGGACACGGTCCGCCGGCGCGCCGCCCGGACGGTGCTCGACCACCTGCACCGCTGCCTGTCCACCTGGCTCGCCCCGGTGCTGGCCTTCACCGCCGAGGAAGCCTGGGTGGCCCGCTTCGGCGAGGACACCAGCGTCCACCTGCAGGACTTCTTCGAGGTCCCGGCCCGCTGGCGCGACGAGGCGCTGGCCGCCCGCTGGGCCGGGATCCGCGACATCCGCCGCGTCGTCACCGGCGCGCTGGAACGCGCCCGCGCCGAGGGCACCATCGGGGCCTCGCTGCAGGCGGCACCGGCGCTGCACCTGAACGCGGAGCAGGCGGCGCTGCTGACGGCGGCGGAATGGGCGGAACTGGCGATCGTGTCCGACCTGACGCTCACCACCGCCCCGGCCCCGGAGAGCGCCTTCCGCCTGCCCGAGCTTCCCGACGTGGCGGTGGCCTTCGCCCCAGCCGAGGGCGAGAAATGCGCCCGCTGCTGGCGGGTGCTGCCGGAAGTCGGGCAGCAGCCGAAGCATCCGGCGCTGTGCCGGCGCTGCGCCGACGCGGTGGAGTCGGGGCTGGTGTGCCGGGCGGCCGCGGAGTGA
- a CDS encoding bifunctional riboflavin kinase/FAD synthetase — MRIFHDWRDLPEDARGASVALGNFDGVHLGHAHVLKAAHGARPDAPLAVLTFEPHPRELFRPDDPPFRLTLPPARAEVLAALGVKLLYEIPFDAAFSMMSAEDFVSGVLHRGLGARHLVCGPDFAFGHRRGGDIGFLAERAEALGIGLTVVAPIGDEAGPISSTRIRRTLQDGYPERATAKLGRPWAIRGIVLHGDARGRGIGFPTANVALGRHIEPARGVYAVTARLPDGRTLRGVANIGRRPTFSNRPESLLEAHLFDFSGDLYGLEIEVALLSFLRSEQKFAGLDALRAQIVADAEEARRVLDRVLAPSP, encoded by the coding sequence ATGCGTATCTTCCATGACTGGCGCGACCTGCCCGAGGATGCCCGCGGCGCCTCGGTGGCGCTTGGCAATTTCGACGGCGTGCACCTGGGCCATGCCCATGTGCTGAAGGCCGCCCATGGCGCGCGGCCCGATGCCCCGCTGGCCGTGCTGACCTTCGAGCCGCATCCGCGCGAGCTGTTCCGCCCCGACGACCCGCCATTCCGGCTGACCCTGCCGCCCGCCCGGGCGGAGGTGCTGGCCGCCCTCGGGGTGAAGCTGCTCTACGAGATCCCCTTCGATGCCGCGTTCAGCATGATGAGCGCCGAGGATTTCGTCTCCGGCGTGCTGCACCGCGGCCTGGGCGCCCGGCACCTGGTCTGCGGGCCGGATTTCGCCTTCGGCCATCGCCGCGGCGGCGATATCGGCTTCCTCGCCGAGCGTGCCGAGGCGCTGGGGATCGGCCTGACCGTGGTCGCCCCGATCGGCGACGAGGCCGGGCCGATCTCCTCCACCCGCATCCGCCGCACCCTGCAGGACGGCTACCCGGAGCGGGCCACCGCCAAGCTCGGCCGCCCCTGGGCGATCCGCGGCATCGTGCTGCACGGCGACGCGCGCGGGCGCGGCATCGGCTTCCCCACCGCCAATGTCGCGCTGGGGCGGCATATCGAGCCGGCGCGGGGCGTCTATGCGGTCACCGCAAGGCTGCCGGACGGGCGCACGTTGCGCGGGGTGGCCAATATCGGCCGCCGCCCGACCTTCAGCAACCGCCCCGAAAGCCTGCTGGAAGCCCATCTCTTTGACTTCAGCGGCGACCTGTACGGCCTGGAAATCGAGGTGGCGCTGCTGAGCTTCCTGCGCAGCGAACAGAAATTCGCCGGGCTCGACGCCCTGCGCGCGCAGATCGTCGCCGATGCCGAAGAGGCGCGGCGCGTGCTTGACCGCGTCCTCGCGCCCTCCCCATAG
- a CDS encoding MaoC family dehydratase, giving the protein MTVYLEDLKVGMTATTGKTITEADILLYSAVSTDTNPVHINAEAAAASPFKERVAHGMLTAGLISAVLGNQLPGPGTIYMGQTLRFRGPVRIGDTVTATVEVTAIEADKKRATLKTICTVAGKTVIEGEATVLVPVRG; this is encoded by the coding sequence ATGACCGTCTATCTCGAAGACCTGAAGGTCGGGATGACCGCCACCACCGGCAAGACCATCACGGAAGCCGATATCCTGCTCTATTCGGCGGTCAGCACCGACACCAACCCCGTGCACATCAACGCCGAGGCCGCCGCCGCCAGCCCGTTCAAGGAACGGGTGGCGCACGGCATGCTGACGGCGGGGCTGATCAGTGCCGTGCTGGGCAACCAGTTGCCGGGCCCCGGCACCATCTACATGGGCCAGACCCTGCGGTTCCGCGGTCCGGTCAGGATCGGCGACACCGTCACCGCCACGGTCGAGGTCACGGCGATCGAGGCCGACAAGAAGCGCGCCACGCTGAAGACCATCTGCACGGTCGCCGGCAAGACCGTGATCGAGGGCGAGGCCACCGTCCTGGTCCCCGTGCGTGGCTAG